The Pagrus major chromosome 17, Pma_NU_1.0 genome includes a region encoding these proteins:
- the LOC141011983 gene encoding protein S100-Z-like, with protein sequence MSELEKCMESLIVLFHKYADEDGDGKHLSKKELKKLVETELPTFLKTQKNPKTVECIMKDLDTNKDDKLSFEEFLPLVAGLSLACDKCYMLQQKPRKK encoded by the exons ATGAGTGAGTTGGAAAAGTGCATGGAGAGCCTGATCGTCCTCTTCCACAAGTATGCCGATGAAGATGGAGATGGAAAGCACTTAAGCAAGAAGGAATTAAAAAAGCTAGTCGAGACTGAGTTACCCACATTCCTGAAA ACCCAGAAGAACCCCAAAACTGTGGAATGCATCATGAAAGATTTGGACACCAACAAAGATGATAAGTTGAGTTTTGAAGAGTTTCTTCCCCTTGTTGCCGGCCTCTCATTGGCCTGTGACAAATGCTATATGCTCCAGCAAAAGCCGCGCAAGAAGTGA
- the s100w gene encoding S100 calcium binding protein W produces MARLDQVITTMVDIFLEYANDAEGKKPKLNKEEMKKVLETEIQSPELKEKINADDIEEVMEMLDKNHDGEVNFKEFCRCVSDLAKCYYNKKTGKGCKKGKGKNQEGEQED; encoded by the exons ATGGCTCGTCTGGACCAGGTCATAACAACCATGGTGGATATATTTCTGGAGTATGCTAATGATGCAGAAGGCAAGAAACCCAAGTTAAAcaaagaggagatgaagaaggtGTTGGAGACAGAAATACAAAGCCCTGAGTTAAAA gaaaaaataaatgctgaTGACATTGAGGAAGTCATGGAGATGCTGGATAAAAACCACGATGGTGAGGTCAACTTCAAAGAGTTTTGTCGGTGTGTTAGTGACCTGGCCAAATGCTACTACAATAAGAAGACAGGCAAGGGCTGCAAGAAAGGCAAAGGCAAAAACCAAGAAGGTGAACAAGAGGACTAA